ACTTGCAAatctagaaatagaagaaaactttttatCAATCTAGAAATAGGAGAGACCCTGCTTAAGCGGATAAAAAGATATCTAAAGATACTTGCAGCAAACATCATACAAAATAGTAagccacttaattttttaaatacacacagaAAACATACCTAATGTGTCATTTAAAATCATAACATAAGGAGATTGCATTAGACACTTCTGTTCCATATTATATTAGAGTACTGTTACTATTAGCAGTCACTTCAATaagggaagaaaatgtaaaagttataacttttagaaagaaaaaaataaaatggccatTGTTCACAGTCTATAtgattatataaatggaaaatttaggaaaatttaCAGACAAATTCTTTCAACTCATAAAAGAACCCATCGTGTTcatgaaaaatgagataaataaacaaaatcaattgCATTAGTAAACAccagcaaaggaagaaaaacacatgccatgtacaataacaataaaaaaatgttaaCCAGGAATAAGTCTaacaaaacatttacaaaatctTATTGAGGGGTATTACAAAACTGCATTAACAGACactaatgaaaactaaaataagagAACAAATAACACCTTTCAGATAAgatgcatatttttaaagatatcagtTCTCCTACAATTGCtatacagattcaatacaattccatAGAAAAATTTCagcacagttttttgtttgttttttgagacgagctGTCACTCTGTAAGCCCATGGCAGGTGAGGTGTTGCAATCCGCGGCTCACTTTGCAGCCTCTTCCTGCTCAAAcaatccctccccacctcccagcctcccaagtagctgggatcacaggtgtgcccaccttgcctggctaattttttttaattttaaatatttttagagatggggatctcactttgttgcctagactggtctcgaactcctgtccttaggaaatcctcccacctcggcctcccaaactgttgggattacaggcatgagccacccataTGACCCAGAGAGTTTTCATAACAAGTCAGACAGGTATGTGGCAATACAAATAGCCAAGAAGTGCTAAGACACAGTGGAATAAGAGCAAGCTAAGAAGCTTAGTCTTATCTCAGAGACATATCCCAAAGCTTTGAAGATTAAGCCAATTAAAATTATTGGCACAGAGATAACCCTATGGATCaatgagaaagaacagaaagcccagaaacaAATCGAAGCTGGAACAGAAACTTGAGGTACACAGAGGTGACCTTGCATGTGTGGCAGTGTGTGAAGCAAGGTCCACTCAATAAACATTGCCAGCACAGTCAATACCTGCTTAGAAGAAGATGACGTTGAACTTCTGcctcattacacacacacacacacgtgagtATATGTATAAAATCCAGATGGATCAAGACTTATACAGAAACGCAAAGCTTTAAATCTGTAGAAGAAAttggagaaaaatgttttcatcttgGGGTACTGGGGGATTCCTTAAATGGGCGCAAAATGGTCTTACCTGCTTAGTAGTCACTGAGGGGTCAGTGGGACTGTTTTTCAGAGACGTTTTTCCAGCCCTCACCTTGGCGCCTGGCCTCTATTTTACTCGGATTACTCTGTGGTGGCCTATGTGTTGTTGTCATGGGGATGACAATTGTTTTCTTCAAATCCAAAGGTAAGTGAGAGAGAGAAGTATGGGCCCACACCTTCTTCGTGGTTCCTGTGGAGCTGGTATCAGGCTGCCCTCACACACCTCCAGGCTCTGTTGTTCCAGCCCTAGGCCCCAGGGTCCACCACCTGAGGCACAGGGAATCCAGTCTTCAGCCTCCTCTGTGCTGGCCTGAAATGGCTCCTTCAGAAAATGCCAGCCTCTGCCAATCCCTTTCTACTTTACATGGAGCACAGGATAAGCAGATCATTGATTTTCAGTACAAAAAGAGTTCACATAAATTCCTACAAACAGGCTGAGTGTGTGTTGGCTCAAATGCCatgccccagcactttgggaggccaatgtgggagcatcacttgagcccaggagtgtaagaccatcctgggcaacatggcgagaactcctctctacaaaaaaatttttgaaaaaataaaataaaataattagccgggtgtggtggttcatgactgtggtcccagctactcaggaggttgagatgggaggctggcttgagcacaggaggtcaaggctttaGTGAGCcatgttcgcaccactgcacgccagcctgggcaacagagtgagaccctgactcaaaaaataaatatataaaaataaataaatttctactaGCTACAACAAGAGTCTTATAAGAAAATTTCAGGGTAGTTGCAAAGACTtcataaaagaggaaataaaactgaCTGACTGAGATAAAATGATAATCTCAGTAAGAGTCTTCACCCCAGAACAAATTTCCTCCTTGGGAGTGACACTTCCCCTTGGGGATAAGGCCACCCCCGCCTCCCCTCCCAGCCGCCTTCTCCCACCTCCATCCCCCGCCTCCCCTCCCAGCGGCCTtctcccacctccatccccacCTCCACAGCATCCCAGCTGTTGTCCTTCTTCTTAGCATGAACCTTCCTGATCTCTTGCTCCCCCCAGACAGCTACGCTCCGTGCAGGGGCTGCGGAGACGAAGCACATGTAAGTGTTCTAGGAGAGGCCCTGCCCTTCACACCTGCAGCTTGTCCCACCTGTGCAAGCAGCCAGGGTCATGTTTGTACCTTGCACACTCCTGTGTCCACCACTGAATACACTGTTTCTGTTTGGGAAATCCAGGCAGAATTGGGTAAGTGTGTGTGACGTCCTGAGCCTCCCACACATGGTTCTCCCGGGTCCCTCCCTGATCCACAGCGTGAGCCTCTGGAGACCCTGGCTCCAGGCTGGACAGGAAATCGGCAGGGGAGGAGAGCAGCTGCCTCACTCTCTCCATCCACGGCTAATGAGTTGCCCCTCAGATATCTGGAGGGCTTAGAATAGGCCTCAGGGCCTGGAAGTCCCTGTCTGTGCCTGTTGCCGTTGGTGGACTGGTGGATAGGGAGCTCTGAGGTACGTGGACAGGAGGAACAAGAAGAAGTGGTGGtgatctcagcctccctggcctgATGCTTTGAGACTTTACCCAGTCCTGTATCAACCACTAAATCATCTGCTTTTTGTTTCGTGGAAACTGCAGGATAAACTGGGTGAGAATGTTATCACATGCAGGGCTTTCCTCCCACGCTCTCCTTGGGCCCCGCTCTGTGATGTCAGCCtcttatgtgtttttctttttttctttttgtttcagacTTGGGGAAGATACACAAACAGGCAGGTGAGAGACTCTGCTCCCTCAACTCATCTCTTTCTTCCAAGTTCCTCATTTATGGATTTTTATATCCTGAGGCCCAGGGGTCCCTGCAGAACCAAGTTTGTGATGGGGACCCTGAATTGTCTAGATTCTGGGGGAGGTGCATTTTGTAGAGAAGCCCCATAGCCGCCTTCAGATCTCTTGAGAGGGCCCATGACACTCAAAAAGGTCCTCATCCTTggtctctcccttctccctgtgtcctgtTCCCCACGGGAGCGCTGAACTGCCTGCTCTGTCTGCTTGCTTTCAGAATTGAGAGATGCCCGGAAACACACAGGTACCGACCCCTGAGAGGGTGACAGTGGGCATGGAGTAGGAAGATGACTAGTGACAAATATGGAGCCCACCCAGCTTGCAGACGGCAAATCTGTGATGCCCCAATCCACCCCAGGGTGCCGCTGCCTCTAAATGCACTTCTTGGCCCAGGACTTGGAAGGAAAAGCATAGGGACTGGGTCAGCTCAGAGGGGTCACAGGCAAGACGCCAGGGAACTGAGGGCACCAGTAGCTGGCTTCTAGGAGTCTGTGCTAAGGGGAAAGAAGTGAAGTCAGCAGGAATGGGTGGGTGGAAGGAAGGTGAATCCTGGAGTCACTCAAGGTCTCACAAAGTCAAATATGGGCTTACCTGGGAGGGCAGTGGTCGGGCTGGGTGATACAGAGGAGTTGAACCTCTGGTGGTTGAGCATCTCCAAGCATCAGTGAGGCATAGGGACTGCCCTGGAGAAGAGACACGGCTGAGGGGATAGTGGGACTGGCCGGATCCTACCCGGAGCCAGTCTGCAGTGGGAGGGTCGACCTCTTATTCTAGCCCAGATTTCCTCTTCAGTAACTCAAGCTTCCTCTCTCCCCCACCGCACCCCAGTGGAGGTGACTCTGGACCCGGAGACGGCTCACCCACAGCTCTGCGTTTCTGATCTGAAAACTGTAACCCATAGAAAAGCTCCCCAGAAGGTGCCTTACTCTACGAAGAGATTCACAAGGAAGAGTGTGGTGGCTTCTCAGGGTTTCCAGGCAGGGAAACATTACTGGGAGGTGGACGTGGGACAAAATGTAGGGTGGTGTGTGGGAGTGTGCCAGGATGACACAGACAGGAGGAAGGACTCTGTGACTTTGTCTCCCAACAATGGGTACTGGGTCTTCGGACTGACGACAGAATATTTGTATTTCACATTCAATCCCCATTTCATCAACCTCTCCCCTGAGACCCCTCCTACACGAGTAGGGGTCTTCCTGGACTATGAGGGTGGGAACATCTCCTTCTTCAACACAAATGACCAGTCCTACATTTGCATCCTGACATGTCAGTTTGAAGGCCTCTTGAGACCCTATATCCAGCATGTGATGtatgaagagaaaaataggaCTCCCATATTCATATGTCCAGTGTCCTGGGATCAGAGAGAGAAGACCCTGCTTACAGGGCCCCACACCGCAGACCCAGACACAGCCAAGGGAGAGTGCTCCCCACAGGCGGCCCCAGCTTCCTCTCCGAAGCCTGCGCACAGGAAGTCACGCCTCCCACTGTCCTTTAGGGTGCTGAGGTTCTTCTCTCCTAAGcccggcagcagcagcagcagcagcttccaGATGAGGGAGGATTGGCCTGTCCCTGTGGAAGTCAGAAGCTATGGCTGCCCTGAAGTGGGGATGGAATAGACTCACATAAGCTTTACTTTGTGAAAACTCCATCCAGCTAAGTGATCTTGAACAAGTCACAACCTCCCAGGCTCCTCACTTGTTAGTCAGGAATAGTGATTCCCACCTCACAGGTAAAGATTAAAGGGACGATGAATGTGAATCCTGCTTGCAGGTTTGATGGCACAGTGTTTGCTAATGATGtgtttttatattatacattttccCACCATAAACTGTTTGCTTATTCCAcattaatttacttttctctatACCAAATCGCCCACGGGATAgttattgaacacctgctatgtgAGGCTCAAAGAATAAAGAGGAGGGAGGATTTTTCACTGATTCTATAAGCCCAGCAttacctgataccaaaaccaggcaaagaaaacagaagaagaggaaggaaaactaCAGGTCCATATCCCTCAttaacatagacacaaaaattctaaataaaattttagcaaatgaaactaaacaatttatttaaagatGACATATAACTACTCAGTGTGGTTTGTCCCACAAATGCAGGGttggtttaatatttaaatatcagcCAGTGTAATTCAGCacattaataaagtaaaaaagaaaaccatatgatcatttcaatagatacagagcaaaagttttataA
This sequence is a window from Papio anubis isolate 15944 chromosome 5, Panubis1.0, whole genome shotgun sequence. Protein-coding genes within it:
- the BTNL3 gene encoding butyrophilin-like protein 3, whose amino-acid sequence is MEVRFFRNQLHAVVHLYRDGEDWESMQMPQYRGRTELVKDSIAGGHVSLRLKNITPLDMGLYGCWFSSQIYDEEATWELQVSALGSLPLISIVGYVDGGIQLLCLSSGWFPQPTVKWKGPQGQHLSSDSRANADGHSLYDVETSIIVQENAGSISCSIHLAEQSHEVESKVLIGETFFQPSPWRLASILLGLLCGGLCVVVMGMTIVFFKSKGKIQAELDLGKIHKQAELRDARKHTVEVTLDPETAHPQLCVSDLKTVTHRKAPQKVPYSTKRFTRKSVVASQGFQAGKHYWEVDVGQNVGWCVGVCQDDTDRRKDSVTLSPNNGYWVFGLTTEYLYFTFNPHFINLSPETPPTRVGVFLDYEGGNISFFNTNDQSYICILTCQFEGLLRPYIQHVMYEEKNRTPIFICPVSWDQREKTLLTGPHTADPDTAKGECSPQAAPASSPKPAHRKSRLPLSFRVLRFFSPKPGSSSSSSFQMREDWPVPVEVRSYGCPEVGME